A window of Chaetodon auriga isolate fChaAug3 chromosome 2, fChaAug3.hap1, whole genome shotgun sequence contains these coding sequences:
- the LOC143335049 gene encoding neuronal vesicle trafficking-associated protein 1-like, which produces MVKLGNNFSEKNNGKVVSEDGFDTIPLITPLDASQLQFPPPDKVVVKTKADYDGESKKGKLRSPKIAEFSISIIEGVSERLKVTLLVICALAFLVCVVFLVVYKVYQYEQPCPDSFIYTQGRCMPAGMYGNYPPQGPGGRGRLFTLINHYNIAKQTITRSVSPWMTIMSEEKVTQQETETAQKLA; this is translated from the exons ATGGTTAAACTGGGGAATAATTTCAGCGAGAAAAATAACGGGAAGGTGGTTTCTGAAGACGGATTTGACACCATCCCCCTCATAACACCATTAGATGCCAGTCAGCTGCAGTTTCCTCCACCAGATAAG GTGGTGGTAAAGACAAAGGCTGACTATGATGGTGAGAGCAAGAAGGGAAAGCTCCGATCTCCCAAAATCGCAGAGTTCTCAATAAGCATCATCGAAGGCGTATCTGAGCGGCTCAAA GTGACCTTGCTGGTGATCTGTGCCCTGGCCTTCCTAGTGTGTGTGGTGTTCCTGGTCGTCTACAAGGTCTACCAGTACGAGCAGCCTTGCCCCGACAGCTTCATTTACACG CAAGGTCGCTGCATGCCGGCTGGGATGTATGGTAACTATCCCCCTCAGGGCCCTGGGGGCCGCGGGCGCCTCTTCACCCTCATCAACCACTACAACATAGCCAAGCAGACCATCACCCGGTCAGTATCACCGTGGATGACCATCATGTCTGAGGAGAAGGTCACCCAGCAGGAGACGGAGACTGCCCAGAAACTGGCTTAA